One window of Chamaesiphon minutus PCC 6605 genomic DNA carries:
- a CDS encoding transposase family protein, with protein sequence MLLIEQLKQIPDHRDNKGKKYSLWTVLFMSLMGSLCGYIGYRPLADFANLHQAQLEELLELPVAKSTPSYSTFRRY encoded by the coding sequence ATGCTCCTCATAGAACAATTAAAGCAAATACCAGACCATCGTGACAACAAAGGCAAAAAGTATTCATTATGGACTGTGTTGTTTATGAGTTTAATGGGTAGCTTATGCGGATACATCGGATATAGACCACTAGCTGATTTTGCCAACTTACACCAAGCGCAATTAGAAGAATTATTAGAGCTACCAGTAGCAAAATCAACGCCATCATACTCGACATTTCGACGGTATTAA